The Thalassotalea nanhaiensis genome has a window encoding:
- the rsxB gene encoding electron transport complex subunit RsxB yields MDLILAIVVFGLIATAFGALLGYASVRFKVEGDPLVEQLDALLPQTQCGQCGYPGCKPYAQAVADGEAINKCAPGGDDTIKKIADLMGVEVQPLDETHVNDNTPKVAFIIEEDCIGCTKCIQACPVDAIMGAAKQMHTVIIDECTGCDLCVEPCPVDCIEMIPVEQTPETWQWDLQAIDIVQID; encoded by the coding sequence ATGGACCTTATTTTAGCTATCGTTGTTTTTGGCCTTATTGCTACTGCGTTTGGGGCATTGTTAGGATACGCTTCAGTGCGCTTTAAAGTTGAGGGCGACCCATTAGTAGAACAATTGGATGCCCTACTTCCTCAAACTCAATGTGGTCAATGTGGTTATCCAGGTTGTAAACCGTACGCGCAAGCTGTAGCTGATGGCGAAGCCATTAATAAATGCGCTCCTGGCGGCGATGATACAATTAAAAAAATTGCAGATTTAATGGGGGTTGAAGTTCAACCTCTTGATGAAACACACGTAAACGACAATACACCAAAGGTTGCCTTTATCATTGAAGAAGACTGTATTGGTTGTACTAAATGTATTCAAGCCTGCCCTGTTGATGCCATCATGGGCGCGGCTAAGCAAATGCATACTGTTATCATCGACGAATGTACTGGTTGTGATTTATGTGTAGAACCCTGCCCTGTAGATTGCATAGAGATGATCCCTGTTGAACAGACGCCAGAAACCTGGCAGTGGGATTTGCAAGCTATCGATATAGTTCAGATAGATTAG